AACCCCCAACACCCGGTTTTGGAGACCGGTGCTCTACCAATTGGAGCTACAGCCCTATCTGGTCTCTTTATGAACCGTATGTTTTTTACACCACTTACAATATTTTTTCATTTCTATTCTGTCCGGATCATTTTTCTTATTCTTAAAAGAAGTATAATTCCTCCTTTTACATTCCGTACAGCCTAAAATCATAATCTGTCTCAATTTAGCTCACCATTTTAGTTGATTTATAATTAACTTAAAGGCGCAGACAAATAACTTACCACTATCTAAAGTGGTTGTCAATAAGTTATTATCGCCTACTCTATTATCTTAGTAATACTTCCAGCCCCTATGGTC
Above is a window of Actinomycetes bacterium DNA encoding:
- the rpmG gene encoding 50S ribosomal protein L33, giving the protein MRQIMILGCTECKRRNYTSFKNKKNDPDRIEMKKYCKWCKKHTVHKETR